The Aspergillus flavus chromosome 2, complete sequence region GGCTTAAGCAACATAGAATCAAGTGAGAACTCAGGAATGTATTCATTTATACTCGCTCCTGCCAATGCTCATATATATACCTTGCTAGAATCTAGAAGGGGCATGATAGTTGGTTGTGTACGCCACCAAAAAGCCGGGAATCGCGGATGATGTCATTGCGATGTAAATGCGATTTATGATGCTCTTGGGCCATGGCCCTCGTCATCTGAGGCTCTGAAGATtggaaagccaagaaacaacTTTATTGTAATCCTTGAGTCTAAAGTTCTAGTTCCTGGTGGATTGCGGTTTGCACATCGGTTGTTACTTCTGCGGGGTTGGCCTTGATGCATTGTACGTATGGGTGACAATTTCCAAGATACCATCACTTCTGTCCAGGCTTAATTGATTGAAAAGTATTCTAAAGCTATAGGTTGTATTATTTATGTGCCTGTTTCTCGGCTTTGAGAGTCATTGTGCTTGAGATGATTTGTTCATTGAGATCTACTTTCGGAGGGAGGGTTTGGTTCATGGATAGGGCTAGGCTCAAGCGGTGACCGGTATCACCATACTAGATCACTGCACATACAACCacattctttccttttcattagCATTCACGATATAACACATCTCGATCCACACTAATCATTCCTACCCATGCCCTATTCGATAAGTCGACCCCTCCTAACACAAACGGGTCAGCACAAACCCCTGCATATGGCGACCCAATGGCGCCGGGCTCTAAGCGCCCGAGTGCAAGACGCCCAATTAGGGTTGCAGATATATCCACAACTAGTTGAGAACTGCCTCGCTAGCAAGCCCCGCCAAACGCAATGGGGCTATTATCGAAGTCTCCGAGAATCCCTCATGCTCTAAAATACCAAAGTCCCCGGTCGTAGAGTTCCACGCTTAGAACTGCTATTATACCCTCCCTACCTCAAGATTGTCCTAGAAGCGGGGCAGAGGAACGCAGTATTACGCCATGCGTTTGCTGAATACGAAGCCCTCTGATACGGGCAACTTCATCATTGAAGAATTCTTTGGCGAACCCCCGTCATATGCTATTCTCTCGCATACATGGCAGGAGATGGAGGTCACATTTCAGGACATAACGACTGGTGTGATCGATAAGAAGGGGTTCAAAAAGGTCAAAGATTGTTGTACGTTCGCTAGGGCCGACGGATATGAATACGCCTGGATAGATACGTGTTGCATTGATAAGACAAGCAGTGCGGAGCTCTCTGAATCACTCAATTCGATGTATCGTTGGTACCAGGAAGCCGACGTATGCTATGCATATCTTGCGGATGTGCCGTCAAAACCTTTCGCCGAGAGTAGATGGTTCAAGCGAGGATGGACACTTCAGGAACTGATTGCTCCGTCGAGGgttatttttcttgatcATGAATGGAATGAGTTGGGGACTAGGGAGAGCTTACGTGATGTTCTATCGGATATTACCAGTATACCTGTTGGTATATTGGtgggcgatgatgatgttgaaaCTGCTAGTGTTGCTCAAAGGATGTCATGGGCTGCCAGGAGGGAGACAACAAGGATCGAGGATCGAGCATATTGTCTCATGGGCATATTTGGAATAAATATGCCACCGATTTATGGGGAAGGCAAGAATGCCTTCATTAGACTCCAGGAAGAGATCATGAAAGTCTTAGATGACCATAGCATCTTCGCTTGGAGATCGGATTCTGAAGAGGAGAACCATGGCGGCTTACTGGCAACATCGCCAGACGCATTCAGAGAATCTTCAAATGTTGTCCCTTATAGCCCCTTCACGACGATTGAAGGACCGTTAACTGTGAGCAGCAAGGGGATCTCTTTGGAACTCCGGTTCATAGGTGTAGGGCATCCAGGGCTAGGGCTTGCCATCCTGCATTGTACGGAGGGTATGAGCGAGGATAATCGGCTGATTGCAATATATTTGCAAGATTCATTCCTGACAATGCAACGATTTGAACGAAAACAGTGTGGAAAGTTTGAGTTTATTAATCTAGGCGATCTTAAGCCATCACAATATCCCTTGAGACGATTATGTGTCCAACAACGACGTCCAGTGAGTCGGAAAATCAACAAAGCAGGGAAACCAAAAGATACTGGGACTGTTCTAGATAATCTCCATCTACTGGTATCAGAAAACCCACTGCAGGCTTGTCGTGATACAGAGACAAACTGGATCAACACAAATGGAATAAGCGGAAACGGGCAGACACTTCTATCTCACGCCGCAGGAAGAGGAGATGTGGACATGCTATGGCTGCTGCTAACCCGAAGTGACGTTAGTGCTGGTGGAAGGGATCTCAGCGGCCGCACACCAC contains the following coding sequences:
- a CDS encoding putative ankyrin repeat-containing protein, which encodes MRLLNTKPSDTGNFIIEEFFGEPPSYAILSHTWQEMEVTFQDITTGVIDKKGFKKVKDCCTFARADGYEYAWIDTCCIDKTSSAELSESLNSMYRWYQEADVCYAYLADVPSKPFAESRWFKRGWTLQELIAPSRVIFLDHEWNELGTRESLRDVLSDITSIPVGILVGDDDVETASVAQRMSWAARRETTRIEDRAYCLMGIFGINMPPIYGEGKNAFIRLQEEIMKVLDDHSIFAWRSDSEEENHGGLLATSPDAFRESSNVVPYSPFTTIEGPLTVSSKGISLELRFIGVGHPGLGLAILHCTEGMSEDNRLIAIYLQDSFLTMQRFERKQCGKFEFINLGDLKPSQYPLRRLCVQQRRPVSRKINKAGKPKDTGTVLDNLHLLVSENPLQACRDTETNWINTNGISGNGQTLLSHAAGRGDVDMLWLLLTRSDVSAGGRDLSGRTPLSRAAECGQEAIVRLLLCRNDVDPDYEDKNGRSPLSHAAASGHLAIVKLLLQSGRVYVESEDNRGRTPLSWAAEGGHEVVLELLLEKGARLDSKDEQSRTPLSWAAAENTHGAALALLLERGAAIESRDKFGRTSLSWAALKGREEAVSVLLQKGADIESEDSNSQTPLLNASKKCQAGTVKILLDNGASMESQEAGRQTPLSCTAERGYEAIVRILLERGADTESENPLGQTPLSLAAQRGQEATMKLLLEYGAKIESPDHQGHTPLIYAVDNGHTAAISLLLENGADIDSSDSGGQTPLIYAIENGHEAIVKLLLENGADIELPDSRGQTPLSYAAEHGLEATVKLLLEKGANITSHDWRGKTPLSYATQYKHEVIAKLLEAKLVQAALDKP